A window of Ictalurus furcatus strain D&B chromosome 4, Billie_1.0, whole genome shotgun sequence genomic DNA:
tttctGATGTTATCCTGCCATCTAGTGTTGTCATTGACCTCAAGTTTAGATTATAACAGAATTGCATTTCTATGTATAcgatatactgtacatccaaTGAGTAATATTAGTATCTAATACAGTCTGGTATAGTAAACAAAGTTGGTTGACAAACAGCAACTTTTCATCATCAGTCAAATGGATGCCATTTTGAAATGCAATTGTTTCAATCTATTGATTTTATAATGGTTAGCATTTCCTACCAAAATACATCTCAGTGACAGAGTTGACATAGGACATATATAAGGGTAACAGGACAGACATAACATGTTTGATGACATCAACAATGATTGTGATACAGGAGTACAGCATCAGACACTCACacatgtgtatattatatttgcACTGATTTTTCCTCATGTCTTTAAGTAACCCACATCCAAAATGATGCATTTTAATTCAAATGTGAGGAGACTGTGCTGCTGCTTCAGCGGAATATTTACTGTAGGTCTTTTGAACCTCATGTTTCACCTTTTCCTACCTGCCTATCAATAAGTTATGCAAGGTCAATATCTGAAGAACcgaataaaaagtatgattttttaaaaaaaaggggggggggggctagaAATCTAATTGTTTGAGCACAGTTATGTGTGGTTTAAAGTAAAGGGCCTTGGCtatctgttaaatattaatgcacatttttgctttgtcTTGTTGTCTTGTCCTGCACTTTATTGTTTAGtgtattgtttattgttgatTGATGAGCTGTACTGAACTCACTTACCACCATTAACATTGGGTGGCATTAAATCTTTCATctcgataaaaaaaaaaagctgaacaaGAATAggataatgaatgaataatatccTTCTTTGACATTTGAAAATCCTGAAATATGACATGGCGCTAAATTCCTCACTGGCTGGAGCATTTTCATAAATTTTGATTTAACTGTCAAACCAGCAGTTCTGTGAAAATTTTAAAGAAGTAAACTGCTagccacattaaaaaaaaacatgcttccagacagtaaatataataatgattaaaaaaaatgacaatttaaaataaagaaaattgattttattcaaacaaattatgaaaatattaattaagGAATATCTGATTAGGTTTAATAGGCctaaagctgtgaaaaatgtaaGTATCAGTATCTACAGTATCCTTGATGAAAGGGCATGGCCTTTCTGACACCTGTCGAGTTAAAGAGTCTTTAAACtaggtttagtttaattaaaCTTGCCACCAAGCAGGTTAGCATCTCAGCTAATAGCACCATAGTAACTGAATAAGAATCATTTTGGTTTCTGAGATGGAAAACTCAGAGTTTTCCCGACCTCTGTGTATACACACCGGAGTTAAGAACTAAATCAGCTTTCTGAAACACCCCACAGGAGCCCTGACTAGGGTAAACACTCCTGACTCTCCCTAGGTCATGTGCACATCCGGGTACTGAGTTTCTATCTGATCAGCGCGGAACACACTCAAACAAGTCTGTCTGCAGACCCAATTTAATCGTTGTATCTTGTTGTACATTAAAACGCGTTAAATATATTCATTATGCCATATAATGTACAATGTGAGTTAAGTTAATGTAGGACTTATATAATGttctttaatttgtttttttgacgAGACGCGTTAAAACGTGACATCTAGTAGCTATGTGTGGTTTGGACCATCAGGGTGACGTCACGCCGTGATTGCGCGAGCGTGTGGGCGTGTGGGCGGAGTCGCTAGCGCCTGAGCGCTCGAGCTGGAATAAAACGGATGCTCAAGCGCGAGAGTCCAGCCAGTAGTACGTTAAATATTAAGCTGGTCGGTTACACGAGAAACGCGTGTGTTGAACTGAAGTACCCGTTTGTGCAAACCGACACGACGGGcaggtttttttccttttatttcctgCGTGTTTATTTCCCCTTTATTCCCGTCCTGACGTTTGTACGCCGCTTTGTCTGAGCTAGCGAAGCCTAAAAAGACCTAACCGGCTAACTGCTGCCTCAAAGCAGACATTTCTTTGGAGTTTTTGTcgtcgtttttgtttttatagctTGTTGCTGAGTTGTGAGTTTTACTGAAGAAACAATTGAGCGAATGGTATTTTTTGTTCCACTGTAGTAGCACCATATGTGACCAGTGTTTATGAAGTCGTCCCGGATAATTCACCTCAGATCCATCAGCAGCGAGAGCATGGAAAACGATTTCCTCGAGCAAGGTTAAGTTCACTGGGACGTCTGGGCTACTCCTGTCCGCTGTCAAATTCTCCTCCCAGCGTGTTCTGGACCTGTGAATAGTCTTGTCCAGCTTTATTCTAGGAGGCGTGTGTGAAGGACGTCAGAGTGGAGTAATGGTGGTTAACGCGGTGCACTGGTTCAGGAAGGGTTTGAGGCTGCATGATAACCCCTCACTCCTGGAGAGTATAGTAGGGGCGGACTCTTTACGCTGTATTTACATTCTTGACCCCTGGTTTGCAGGTTCATCCAACGTGGGAATCAATAGGTGGAGGTAAGACCTGTAGCTCAACCTTTCAAACCATGGAGGAGACCGGGGAACCATAAAGGTGTAGTGCATGGGAGACAAATGACCAAAACCAAGCATAAAAGACAGTCTACTAATTAGCAGTAGGGTTACACTTAGTGTATGCtgtagtgtattattattattattattattattattattattagacttggAAACCTTGATGTGCTGAAATGGCTGCATGCCTGTTGCTTCAGATCTAGTAGGTTTAggtatatttgttatatataaattactgtTCAAACATATGATTTCCTTgtgtttggattaaaaaaaaaactgctccTCATTTAGAGCACTCTTGTTGCATTAAATATTTGCCAAAGTACTGCAAAGGTCCTTAATCTCAATCCTGGAGTGCAGCCAAGTTTGGTGATTTCCTGTCCTAGCACATGTACTAATCCTGGGAGTTACATGCTGGGTTGAATCAGTGTCTTTCAGTAGGGAAATCCTAAAACGGGGAGGTGTCCCTAGATAGTCAGTTCCACTGTTTCCCCCAAACTGATTTCTGTCCTCTGTAAATGAACATTCGGTTGTTAAGGGCAGCTCTTCCAACACTTATCATGTTCTAATCCTTGGTTACGTACAGGAAGGTCTAATGAAGTCACTATGAGTAAAGTTGGTTTATAAGTTTACTGTTGATTGTGCTATCGGCAGTTTAATAACACCGTTGGCTGAACATCAAGATCCTTCAAGTCACAGCTTGTCTCCTTTAATACAGCTGCAGTCTTATCTTTTGTAAATCACTGGCATGCCGTGAACTAAAAGTTCTGACGATAATATGTACCCAAATACAGAGTCGAGCGTAGGATAGCGTTGGCATGGTACCTCAGTGTTTAAAAAGCAGTATCTGTGTATAGTGGTGGGAGATCTTTAGTAAGAGGCTTTACGCTGACAGTCATGCCGATGACGTAACATGGAGCGGACCCACGTCTCCCGCTCTAGAACAGGACAGATATAACTGGGTCATCGTGTCAGCAGTGGCACTTACCACGTTCCCCAGTCAGCTCTGACCTACTTTTGCCGCCGCCACCActcctgttacacacacaccagtccatctgctggaacacacaaacatggaCAGACATACAGCAAGGATCGGTATGTGCTTTTCATTAGAGCTACAATAGCACAGTGTTGCTGTCAGGTTCTCCTAACATGATGGAACTTGAGAATAGATACTTGAACTCCTTCAAAGTAGAGGACTCtgctattaaataaaaactgataATTTCCTTGTGAAAGTCTTGACTAGTACATCCCTTCATGAAAGCTGATGAATCATTTCACAAATGCACAGGTTACATCGGTCCCTTAACAGTGAGCTATTTTGagatgtggtgtttttttgtgtgtttttgttttgttttttaaggttAAAAGCAGGGGAACAAGTGTGCATTTTGAGCACTATGAACACATGATGTCTGAATGAAAGCTAGGGGAAAAGAAAACTCGTAATGTACTCATGTCACATTCTAAAATGTTCATGCCTGCCAATTCTTAGTAAATATGGCCTATCGaagtttaccaaaaaaaaaaaaagtgtcctaGCTGGAAGGAGTTTGAATGGATCAGACATCTTTGGGAAGTCTGCTGTCAGACTGTACTGGATTCTGACCTGCTGACCCAGTCTGAATGTGATTCCCCTGACAGGCCAAAAGAGGTACAAATGCAGCTCAGACAGGATTTAGCCCTTATGAGGCTAAACATGCACAAGTCCCACAAGGACAAAATCGTCCTAGACCTTGTGTAATAGTGGAGGTCATTTAGTGTTTCATTGAAATTATATTGAATATGAACTGACCAGAGGACATTTATATAGGTCTGTGCTGCTGAATTAATGTTTGTAGATCACTTGCCAAAATTGCTGAAATGATTTTGAGAAAAATCAGCTCCCTCTAAAGATGTGGTTATGTAATTGCTTTGATTGACTAGCTTGCCAACTATTTAGACTGGGAATGGTACTGAGGAACACTCACCAATGAGGGTGACTTCTGCGGCTTTTAAAGATTCATTCCCAGTGGTACACTTTATCTATAGACCCAGAAGTATCACAAATGTAGATACTATATTTGTAATAGTTAAAAAATTTTCTGGAGGAAGAACATCTATTTCTTCTTCATTCATAACACACTTATTGCTCACAGGCTGGTATTGTACATGATACTTTAGAGACCCCATTTCTCATGTGATGGGAGCATTGTCAAACCCACATGACCTTCATTATAATGATCAAAGTTCAGCATATAGAGCATCTTGCAAAACATTGTCTGCTTGTTTATAAGCTATTTTAAACTTTTTGAAAATTGTAATACCCACTGCCAGTTTATGCCAGTAAACATGACAGTAAACTTTCTGTTGGAACTGTTCTTGTCATTTGCTTTATTTCAGGTTTTTATTGCAGTGTCTGGAGGACCTGGATGCCAGCCTTCGAAAACTCAACTCTCGCTTGTATGTTATCAGAGGCCAGCCCACTGACGTCTTTCCCAGGCTTTTCAAGGTTAACCACTTTTGATATTGtttttctaaatgtaaatgtactatcctttaaaaaatactaaatgCCATGTTTTCTGCTTGGCCCACTGCAAAAAACAGGCCGAGCAGAAAACGTGTCATTTTACTATTTTTAATTAAGCAGTGAATAAAACTGTAACAAACAGTTGCAGCCTGAATACAGAAAAGCTTTTTCCTTAGATTTTCTTCaaataataaagtttttttgCGGTAAACTGTCAGACAGCTTTTACACATGAACTTGTCAGTGTATCTTCATTCAGTTTCATAGACCTGCAGATGATAGACAGACTGTCAAGAAGCTGTGTTTTGTGAATAAACATGAAAGTAGGTGTTGATCTGCAACAGTTTTGTGGCACCAAGCACTGTTTGTgctcagccccccccccccccccatttattattttttttatttttgctacagAATGCATATCGTCCATCTGATAAGATTAAGAGATTTAATCCGTGTGAGAACTGGATTTTCTTTTCAGTGTTCTATTCCTGGGGAAAAATAAGCAGACTTTGCTCTTTACTGCAGGAGTGGAAGATCACGCATCTGTCATACGAGTATGACTCCGAACCATTTGGGAAAGAGCGGGATGCAGCCATCAAGAAGCTGGCCAATGAGGCAGGGGTGGAGGTCACTGTTAGAATCTCCCACACACTCTATGATCCAGAGaagtgagtgtgtatttgtgcataTTGCCATATGGCTTGTCATCttgcatttacatttgttcatttggcagacaattttttttattattattttttaaattttattttatttctttttatctcAAGCAACTTGAAATTCAAGCATTGGGGCTGAACAGTCTAATTCAGGCATGGGGCTACAAGTAGGTTGTGGGTGTCATTCTTTCATTTGAGCTCACAATCAAACAATATGGAACaggtttttactttatttatccatccatccatcttctaccgcttactccttttcagggtcacagggaacctgaagcctatcccagggagcatcgggcacaaggcagagtacaccctggacagggtgccagtccttgtttatttatgaataGTGTAATAGTTTACCACCTctggaattattggcaccctatatAAAGATGGATGAAAAGGTTATTGGAAAATGGTGGTTAATTAGCTCAAGCtcatacagaaaatggaaatcctttataaaacaataataaataaataacactgcaTAAGAAACTATATATGTTTTGATGGCACTAAATGTTTCTAAATGGTTTTTATTCCATCCATCACCTTCCCTGACCAaacatcctgtttctctctgtctctctctctgtctctctctctgtctctctctctgtctctctctcaaattAGGATCATTGAGCTGAATGGTGGGCAGTCACCTCTCACATATAAGCGCTTTCAGACAATACTCAGTAGAATGGATGCTGTAGAAATACCAGCAGAGACCATTACTGCTGAGATACTAAGCAAATGTATCATGACTGTTGGTGATGACCATGACGAGAGGTTTGGTGTGCCCTCACTGGAGGAGCTTGGTatgatttacagtatttatctatttacttacttgcttggtgtgtgtgtgtgtgtgctctataGTAATTTGCTAGTTCCTAACCTGTCTTTTTGGTGTAGGCTTTGAGACAGAAGGTCTACCATCTGCTGTGTGGCCAGGAGGAGAGACTGAGGCTCTGACTCGTCTGGAGAGACACTTGGAGAGAAAGGTGAGCAGAAGAGAGACTTGTTATTAACAAGCATCTTGGACTTGATTCAGTTTAATGCGGATTATATGCCTCAGTAATATAGAAAATAATGTCTGGAGTGAATTGAAAACTCTGATGGTACTGATGCAGCGATATGGATTATGTTCATGTGCATTCCATGCTTGTTGACATTGGGAGCACATCCATCAAGGCTTTACGAAGGCGAGTAGTGACATGGTGTTCTGGCAGTAATGCTGTTTGTTGGATGGTGGCTATAAatcgattatttttttccctccattttaATGAGTTGTAACAATCATTCTCCTTCAGAACATTCAGCTGTCTGCATATTCACAAAAGTAGCAGATCTCTTGTGCAAAATCCCATATGCTTATTCTTGCACTTAAGTTATGTGCATTATGTCCTCCTTGAAAAATCCATGATATTTTATGTCTTTGTGTAGGCATGGGTGGCTAACTTTGAGCGTCCCAGAATGAATGCAAATTCATTACTAGCCAGCCCTACAGGTCTGAGCCCTTATCTTCGCTTCGGCTGCCTCTCCTGTAGACTCTTCTACTTTAAACTCACAGACTTGTACAAAAAGGTGAGTATAAGGCTACAAGCTAGATTTAATTTGAAATGTAGATTATTAAGTGGTTTAGTAAaagtatatatactatatagtaatATAGCCACTTTGTCTCAGTTCCTTGCAGTATTTTCTTGTCAAGTGTATACTGTTTGGAATTAGtcgattattatttattagcattCATTCAATCTTCAACAACTGTTCTATCCACTCTTTCTCTGTCATTGTTAGGTAATGAAAAATAGTGTCCCTCCACTGTCTCTCTACGGCCAGCTGCTATGGAGAGAGTTCTTCTACACAGCTGCCACAAACAGGCCGTGCTTTGACAAAATGGAGGGCAACCCAATCTGTGTGCAGATCTCATGGGACCGTAACCCAGAGGCATTAGCAAAGTGGGCAGAAGGCAGGACAGGTTTTCCCTGGATTGATGCGATCATGACTCAGCTGAGGCAGGAGGGGTGGATTCATCACCTGGCACGGCATGCTGTTGCATGCTTCCTCACCAGAGGAGACCTTTGGATCAGCTGGGAGGAAGGCGTCAAGGTGGGAAGAGAAGGCTGTTTGTTTTACTCATTTGTCATATGTCctgaaaagcaaataaaatcacaactatatctgaatgcaagcattttACTGTGTTTTAGAGACTGAAGtacatcaaataaaatataattgtttGTCTGTTTCATAGACAAACCCTTAGTATGtttcataaaataatacaaaagtaCACAGTATATTGTAATTAGGGCTGCAAAAACTAATCGATTAAATCTataataatcgataattaaaataatcgacaacaaatttgattatggattagtttggtctgtgacgtcactgtggagtgattgtatataaatgtaagaagtgtcatttacagaataaattaaCGTTactgttcagatgagtgaatgtgtgtgttactgcagaacattcaaacttagttttttttgttgttggtttttttttgttgcaattttaatatagtgatttaacgtctgctttaaagcttgtggacaatcaattgtttttttttctaaatataatgtaaatattttttttaatcctttgcaCAATCTATACTgtagcccacatagatacatttaatacctttttcatagccttcaaattacacaatgtttgaaggacaacatcgggcagaatgtgaaaaaatgtttttgtttcttaaaaatacagaaaataaaaattggccttttaacCCAACTAATCGATTCATCAAAGAAATAATTGGCACATTAatcaataatcaaaataattggTAGTTGTAGCCCAAGTTGTAATTCTCATTCATCTATTTACTGCTTGTTTTGCTGAATTTATTTCATGGGTTCCCCTTCAATCATGAGGGAAGAACTTGGGGAAACAATCTACCCTCAAGACATTAGAGCATCTGTTCAAGATAACAGCATAAACCTGTATGTTTACTACTATTGCTAGCTAACTTTAGTTTGGCATTCTATAGGTGCCTGAATCAATGTGCTGCTACTTTTCCTGCCTGCAGTTAGCATCACGTTTCACATGCTCGATCACTGTCTGTTTTTGGCCTCTATGCCTCTGTTTATTCTGACATTTGTATTACTGTTTtctttcaaatattttgagctAGAACAAAAAAGGCATTCATGAAGTTGCATCAAATGACTGTAACAAGTCTTGAATATTGTCGGttgactgactctctctctctgtctctgtctctgtttgtgtttgtcagGTGTTTGAAGAGTTGTTGCTGGATGCAGATTGGAGTGTTAATGCAGGCAGCTGGATGTGGCTCTCCTGCAGTTCATTTTTTCAGCAGTTCTTCCACTGCTACTGCCCAGTGGGTTTTGGTCGCCGCACCGATCCCAATGGAGATTATATACGGTAGTATTTCTCTCCCAGATATACCACTTGCATGTAATTTTATGCTTATGATGCTGCTCATAACTGTTTTGTACAAGGTCACTTACTAGTGTTAGTAAGTAACAGTACTGAACGTTCCAAACAAAACAGTAATATAaagttttgacatttttgtgtACAGTCGGTATTTGCCTATATTGAGGGGTTTTCCTGCCAAATACATCTACGACCCTTGGAATGCACCAGAAAGTGTACAGAAGCTTGCTAAGTGCATCATTGGGACTCACTACCCCAAGCCCATGGTGAACCATGCCGAGGCCAGCAGAATGAACATTGAGCGCATGAAACAAATTTACCAGCAGCTGTCGTGTTACAGAGGCCTTGGTAAGTATTGGGTAGATGGTGTAAAGGATTGGTTCAAACGGTATTCAACTTGATATTTGATTGTGAACAACTGGAAGAAAATTTTAACTAAAGGCTTAGCAGTTGTAACATCATTGACCACTACAGATTATTAGGTACCATTTAAGCATAGGTATTGAAAAATGGTGTACTGCTTGTGTACAGTAGGATTGCATGTCATTGTCACCCATGGAtgggagtccaagagagaaTAACTGAGCTACTGGCTGGGTGGGAGAGATGGCCTTCCTCTCCCTCATATATCAAGACAGCATTAGCAAATCATGTTCATTATGTATGCAGAATAGTGCAATAATAAGGTAGTTAGTCCTATCCTCCAAATGTGTTTAGCGCCATTATTATTGAGCGGTGTGCCTCAGTGGAATTGCATGCTAGTTTTCACCAACCTGGGTTGATGGATGTTGTGTGATTATGGAAGAACTATCCAGTGGGAGGGAATTGGCTAACACAGAAGCTCAGTGTTTATGCTTGTACCAGAATTTCTGTTAGCCAGTAAATAccgttttgttttgggttttttactATTAAAAACTTTAGTCGGATAAATTCAAAAATTGTCAGACACAATGTCCGGTAAAAATATCAACACAACGCAAACTTTAGACAAAGTACATTCACAATTGAACACCTAAATACAGTCTCTCTGCATGTGCACATGCATCTctgcttgttctctctctctctctctctctctctctctctctctctctctctctctctctctttctttctttctttctttctttctttctttctttttatggaAGGCACTGAAAACATCTGCTGCTCAACCATGCCGCCACAATCGCATACACTATGTATAGTCCAAAAcgttacagtgcaaaataaacacaggaATGAGATGACCGGATTTGCTCCAGTTTGTCCTGTAAACTTTATCATTCCCGAACACGTTTGAAGGCACCAACGTTTCTTATTATTACTAATCTTCATGTTTTTCAGGGCTTCTGGCCTCTGTGCCGTCCAATGCCAGTGGTAACGGCGAAGGTGCAGGAGCAAGTCTGAACCCGACAGACAGCACACAGGAGAGCAGTGCTGCAGGTAATTTCATTACATGTTTACTGCATAGCATTTGTACCAGTCATAACAGTGCGTCACATAACATCCAGTTGTCACAGAAAATGGCATGTAACACAAACGAGGCAGACACACCCTTGTCATATGTCATTGCAGATTTAAATGATAAAGTGTTTTGTTCATGACTTTATTTAAGAGGTTTTTATTTCTATCTACCAGTGCAACTAACCCCGGCCAACATTCAAGAAGATTTGTCAGCAAGCCCATTGTCCTGTACTGACCAACTAACTGGCACTAGTTCCCAGTCACCAGCAGGTGTGTATTATAGCTGCTTTTTACAGTCAAACATGGGACTAATAACAGGTGTGTTATATGAAAGACAGgaattgtgtatatacagtgggagCTGCATTCCATAGTAACTGTTTCCTTTTTCAACAAGGAACTGATTTTTATTATACACAGTATTCTGAATTTACAGATATCGGTCAAACCTTCAGTTAGGGACAAAGGTGCAGAAAGGGGTCTGTGTTCAGCTGTTTGAATGATTGATCTTGCTTTCCTAAAAGGTATATCAGGAACTGGTGGAGTAAAATCTTGGAGACAAGACACAAAGCAAACACAGAGAGGTGAGCCAAACAGCTCTGACCTCCATACACAGATAATGTGCCAGGAACACATTATAATTAAGGGCTGGGCTGTACTGTTTAGCAAGATGTGTGTTGATGGAATTTCATCTTTTAGTCAAACAAGATCAGATAACAGTCACACCTTTGCAAGGGAACATTGTGTACTCTCTTGTCAGCTGACTGgaatgttttttggggttttttttttttagacagaaGAACAGACACGCTAAAGCGACATAGTGAAGAGTCCGTATCAAACCGTGGATGCAAGATTCAGAAAAGGAACAGTGATAAGCCACCTTCACAGTGACCACAGCACACACTTCTCAGGCGGCGAGCAGGATGTAGTCCCAATGGTAGTAGTTAGGACTACCATTAAGCAATTTTTAGATATTGCTTATCTGCTACAGTGGATTTAtaatctacacacccctgttaaaatggcaaattTTTGTGATGGGGGGGACTTGGtttaagataaatcatgtcagaagttttcccaccctcagtgtgaaatgatAACGTATAAAGATTAAATGAGAAAcaatcaaaaacattttagggaaaaataggagaggggaaaaaaaaagaaggtacaGTAACcttgttgcataagtgtgcacacctttTTATAAGGGGAGTGTGGCTGTGTCAAGCTCCTGttcataaataattatcatGCAGCTGTCATCACTGACATTATTCAGATAATTTTGTTGATCTTCATAATTTGATTTCATACATCAACTTGGTTTTGTCTGACTGCTGatgccatggtctgcaaagaatTGACAAAGCCTGTACCAGGTCTCACTGTCACAAATAATTGATCAGAAGAGGGGTGCGGAAAACTTTGAAAACATCAGATGTACCGTGGtacactgtgaaggccatcatcaacaagtggagaaaatggagctcCACTGTGACCttactaagaacaggacagCCGtctaaaatttacaaaaggacaaaaacttaccagcgAGGCTGCAAAGAGACCAACGGTAACATTAATGGAGCTGACTCTCTGCATGGGACAACAATCTCTTGTGTTCTTCATATGTTTGTGTTATGGGCTAAggtggctagacggaagccctttctcacaaaaaacatccaagctcaactaaatcaccccaaacatGTGGAGAAATATTTTGTGGTCTGATTAGGCCAGTTCCAAAAGGAATGTTTAGTGCACAGAAagcacatcaacaaaaaaaaatcaccatacCCATGCTGAAgaatggtggtggcagcatcatgctttagagCTGCTtttttcagccagaactggggcttttaacaaggtggagggaatcatgaatagctacaaatatcaGCAGACTTAGTGCAAAACATTctggtgtctgctagtaagctgaagatgaaaaggaatttcactttTCCAGTACAAAAATGACCCAAatcatacatccaaatcaacaaaggaatggcttaaccaaatgaagatcaatgtttttgaatgatctagccagagcccagacctgaatccaactataAAACTGTGCAGTGACCTGAAGTGGCCTGTGTACAGGAGATGCCCTTTCAATTTGAttgatctaaaatgtttttgcaacAAATAGTGGGGAAATGTTGACAAGTCAAGATGTTCCATGATATTTTTCCTCCTAAAaagtttgattgtttttcactttatttgtatactttgcaattgtttaaaggtgggaaaagatctaacgtcatttttttttttttaatttccattgTACATGTGCCCTGTATGTTAAAGTGCTTACTTAAAGTAAACCTTTGATATGTGAGATATTTGACTGTAAATCCAGTTCATAAGCTGTGCATATTCATTTGATATTATATGCATTTAAAGCACTGTGTACAACATTTTAGTGtttgtgcaaatgttttttttttttttaaatgcttatgTACACTGGTTTTATGTATAGTCAACTGTGTGTCCATGCACTAAATTTCCATGCATAAGCCTCCATGTCAGTATTCCAGActagtgtgtaaatatttgcatgcatttttttctt
This region includes:
- the cry1b gene encoding cryptochrome-1b isoform X2, translating into MDAVEIPAETITAEILSKCIMTVGDDHDERFGVPSLEELGFETEGLPSAVWPGGETEALTRLERHLERKAWVANFERPRMNANSLLASPTGLSPYLRFGCLSCRLFYFKLTDLYKKVMKNSVPPLSLYGQLLWREFFYTAATNRPCFDKMEGNPICVQISWDRNPEALAKWAEGRTGFPWIDAIMTQLRQEGWIHHLARHAVACFLTRGDLWISWEEGVKVFEELLLDADWSVNAGSWMWLSCSSFFQQFFHCYCPVGFGRRTDPNGDYIRRYLPILRGFPAKYIYDPWNAPESVQKLAKCIIGTHYPKPMVNHAEASRMNIERMKQIYQQLSCYRGLGLLASVPSNASGNGEGAGASLNPTDSTQESSAAVQLTPANIQEDLSASPLSCTDQLTGTSSQSPAGISGTGGVKSWRQDTKQTQRDRRTDTLKRHSEESVSNRGCKIQKRNSDKPPSQ
- the cry1b gene encoding cryptochrome-1b isoform X1, with amino-acid sequence MVVNAVHWFRKGLRLHDNPSLLESIVGADSLRCIYILDPWFAGSSNVGINRWRFLLQCLEDLDASLRKLNSRLYVIRGQPTDVFPRLFKEWKITHLSYEYDSEPFGKERDAAIKKLANEAGVEVTVRISHTLYDPEKIIELNGGQSPLTYKRFQTILSRMDAVEIPAETITAEILSKCIMTVGDDHDERFGVPSLEELGFETEGLPSAVWPGGETEALTRLERHLERKAWVANFERPRMNANSLLASPTGLSPYLRFGCLSCRLFYFKLTDLYKKVMKNSVPPLSLYGQLLWREFFYTAATNRPCFDKMEGNPICVQISWDRNPEALAKWAEGRTGFPWIDAIMTQLRQEGWIHHLARHAVACFLTRGDLWISWEEGVKVFEELLLDADWSVNAGSWMWLSCSSFFQQFFHCYCPVGFGRRTDPNGDYIRRYLPILRGFPAKYIYDPWNAPESVQKLAKCIIGTHYPKPMVNHAEASRMNIERMKQIYQQLSCYRGLGLLASVPSNASGNGEGAGASLNPTDSTQESSAAVQLTPANIQEDLSASPLSCTDQLTGTSSQSPAGISGTGGVKSWRQDTKQTQRDRRTDTLKRHSEESVSNRGCKIQKRNSDKPPSQ